A part of Ooceraea biroi isolate clonal line C1 chromosome 10, Obir_v5.4, whole genome shotgun sequence genomic DNA contains:
- the LOC105282192 gene encoding uncharacterized protein LOC105282192 — protein MRRAFILLGIEEKYRELLKKSDITDELFGNELFKRLKHTKSLGVERRPPTVSEVQRPPEKLAVEQKSADTVDETRPPQALEGQYFEFLCLPFGLNVAPYVFTKILKPMVNYLRKKGLSSVLYLDDMLLVASSRQECASNVTTSIKVLERLGFIINYNKSSLELSQRTEFLGILYDTRKMSLELPTDKRGKLLSLLAEFSPGKVVSLRQWSSFVGSINAACPAVKYGRLYTKRFERVRYLELLKNNDNYEAKILIPESLSSVFDWWRRNIPSSSNPIRQGNYTREIFSDASTTGWGAFCDGHKARGFWTEREQKFHINRLELLAALFAIKSFAKEIKSAEILLRMDNTTAIAYVNKMGGVQHPNLHRIAEEIWQWCESRDIWLVASYIKSKDNVEADQESRVQNIDTEWELADYAFRQAVETFGYPEIDLFATRCNTKCEKYFSWDNDPEALAVDAFTKDWHSIGLFWAFPPFALILRVLKRIVIDRATGIMIIHSPPASRKTVPDGRHIIRESFRRRGLPGPALDIFEASIAESTRKQYAGPLTQWWWVFCVDQGIDPYQPREEEVIKFLTKKFEDGAAYGSLNSIRSAISLISGSSIGQNRNISRFFKGVFMLRPTKPKYDRIWDVSVAFQKIEEWFPLNELALDCLGERLVLLLALGTAHRAQTLALIKLSNMKHNVEGYEVEISDRIKTSRPGAYQPLLILPYFSENPKLCIASTLDAYIQQTSHLRGDIDHLFLTTKRPFRTASAATIGR, from the exons ATGAGAAGAGCGTTTATTCTCCTCGGCATTGAAGAAAAATACAGGGAGTTATTGAAAAAGTCGGACATAACAGATGAGCTGTTTGGCAATGAATTGTTTAAACGACTTAAGCATACGAAATCCTTGG GCGTGGAAAGAAGGCCCCCAACGGTCTCTGAGGTTCAAAGACCGCCCGAGAAACTCGCAGTGGAACAAAAGAGCGCCGACACGGTCGACGAGACCAGACCACCACAAGCGCTAGAG GGCCagtattttgaatttttatgtcTGCCATTTGGTCTTAACGTAGCTCCGTATGTATTTACAAAGATTCTGAAGCCAATGGTGAACTATCTGCGTAAGAAGGGACTTTCTTCCGTTTTATATCTAGACGATATGCTCCTTGTCGCATCATCCAGACAGGAATGTGCTAGTAATGTAACGACGTCAATTAAGGTTTTGGAGAGATTAGGCTTTATCATTAACTATAATAAAAGTAGTTTGGAACTCAGCCAAAGGACGGAATTCTTAGGTATACTATATGACACTAGGAAAATGTCATTAGAATTGCCGACGGATAAAAGGGGCAAATTGCTCAGTCTTTTGGCAGAATTTAGTCCCGGAAAAGTGGTTTCTCTTAGGCAATGGTCTAGTTTCGTGGGCTCGATTAATGCAGCGTGTCCGGCAGTGAAATATGGCCGCTTATATACGAAACGGTTTGAACGGGTTCGGTATTtagaattattgaaaaataatgataattatgagGCGAAAATTCTTATTCCAGAGAGTCTCAGTTCAGTTTTTGATTGGTGGAGAAGGAATATTCCTAGTTCCTCGAATCCGATTCGACAAGGCAATTATACACGCGAAATTTTCTCCGACGCGTCCACCACAGGATGGGGTGCGTTCTGTGACGGACATAAAGCTCGAGGGTTTTggacagagagagagcaaaaatttcatattaaccGGTTAGAACTCCTAGCAGCTTTGTTCGCGATAAAAAGCTTTGCGAAGGAAATTAAGAGTGCAGAAATCCTCCTGCGCATGGACAATACCACGGCAATAGCGTATGTCAATAAGATGGGGGGAGTGCAACATCCTAATTTACATAGGATTGCCGAGGAAATCTGGCAGTGGTGTGAGTCGCGAGATATCTGGTTAGTGGCCTCGTATATAAAATCCAAGGACAACGTGGAAGCTGACCAAGAGTCGCGGGTACAGAACATAGATACGGAGTGGGAGTTAGCAGACTATGCGTTTCGTCAGGCGGTCGAAACGTTTGGATATCCGGAGATTGATTTGTTTGCCACACGATGTAATACAAAatgcgaaaaatatttctcttggGACAACGATCCAGAAGCGTTAGCGGTTGACGCTTTCACTAAGGATTGGCATTCAATTGGGCTCTTTTGGGCGTTTCCGCCGTTCGCTCTTATTTTAAGAGTTCTAAAAAGGATCGTGATCGATAGGGCCACGGGCATAATGATA ATCCATTCACCACCCGCTAGCAGGAAGACTGTCCCTGATGGTAGGCATATTATCAGGGAGTCTTTCAGAAGGAGGGGGCTGCCAGGACCAGCCTTAGATATCTTTGAAGCCTCAATAGCGGAGTCAACGCGTAAACAATACGCCGGTCCATTAACACAATGGTGGTGGGTCTTTTGCGTCGATCAGGGGATAGATCCCTATCAACCAAGAGAAGAAGAGGTCATCAAATTTCTGACTAAAAAATTCGAAGACGGAGCGGCGTATGGATCCTTGAACTCAATACGATCGGCGATTTCCCTAATTAGTGGGAGCAGCATTGGCCAGAATAGAAATATCTCCAGATTTTTTAAGGGAGTATTTATGCTTAGACCTACAAAACCAAAATACGACAGAATTTGGGATGTTAGCGTAGCCTTTCAGAAAATTGAGGAATGGTTTCCGTTGAATGAGTTGGCCCTTGATTGCTTAGGGGAGCGTCTTGTGCTGCTGCTTGCATTGGGCACTGCACATAGAGCGCAAACATTAGCCTTGATCAAGCTGTCTAATATGAAGCATAATGTAGAGGGATACGAAGTAGAAATATCGGATAGGATTAAGACCTCGCGGCCGGGAGCGTATCAACCGTTATTAATTCTACCTTATTTTTCGGAGAATCCTAAACTCTGTATTGCGTCAACCCTTGACGCTTATATCCAACAGACATCGCACTTGCGAGGAGACATAGATCATCTCTTTCTGACAACCAAAAGGCCGTTCCGGACAGCATCGGCGGCGACAATAGGTAGATAG